In Paraflavitalea devenefica, the following are encoded in one genomic region:
- a CDS encoding UDP-3-O-(3-hydroxymyristoyl)glucosamine N-acyltransferase: MKFPAPIAVQEIARLIGAKLVGNVNSPVTGINEIHKVEPGDLVFVDHPKYYDKCIHSAATFIIINKETNFPEGKALLIVEQPFEAYQTVIRHFRPFEPANKMISDSAVIGEGCYIGPNVFIGHHVTIGRNCRIFPNVTILDHCIIGDNVIIQAGTVIGSDAFYYNTKKDREVWYKRMESGGRVVIEDDVEIGANCTIDRGVSHDTLIGRGTKMDNLIQIGHDTVVGKNCLFASQVGIAGASTIEDGVILWGQVGVSKTLTIGANAVVLAQSGVPASLEGGKTYFGYPAEDASVKKREIVWIKRIPEIWEKIKGLK, from the coding sequence ATGAAATTTCCCGCTCCGATAGCAGTACAGGAAATAGCGCGCCTGATAGGTGCAAAACTGGTAGGCAATGTAAATAGTCCCGTAACAGGTATCAATGAAATACATAAAGTAGAACCGGGCGACCTGGTATTTGTTGATCATCCCAAATACTACGACAAGTGCATCCATTCTGCCGCCACCTTTATCATCATCAATAAGGAAACAAACTTCCCCGAAGGGAAAGCCCTGCTCATAGTAGAGCAACCCTTCGAAGCTTATCAAACCGTCATCCGCCACTTCCGCCCTTTTGAACCGGCCAATAAAATGATCAGTGATTCTGCCGTTATTGGGGAAGGCTGCTACATAGGCCCTAATGTATTCATAGGCCATCATGTAACCATAGGCAGGAATTGCCGGATATTCCCCAATGTTACCATACTGGACCATTGTATAATAGGAGATAACGTAATCATACAGGCTGGTACCGTTATTGGCTCCGACGCCTTCTATTACAATACCAAAAAAGACCGTGAAGTATGGTACAAGCGTATGGAAAGCGGTGGCCGGGTTGTGATTGAGGATGATGTGGAAATTGGAGCCAACTGTACCATTGACCGCGGCGTAAGTCACGATACCTTAATTGGCAGGGGCACCAAAATGGACAACCTCATCCAGATCGGTCATGATACAGTGGTAGGTAAAAATTGCCTGTTTGCTTCACAGGTAGGTATTGCCGGAGCTTCAACTATTGAAGACGGTGTAATACTTTGGGGCCAGGTAGGCGTTTCCAAAACCCTTACCATCGGCGCCAATGCTGTGGTATTGGCGCAGAGCGGTGTGCCGGCTTCCCTGGAAGGAGGGAAAACATACTTTGGTTACCCGGCAGAAGATGCGTCCGTCAAAAAACGCGAGATCGTCTGGATCAAACGCATTCCGGAGATATGGGAAAAAATTAAGGGCCTGAAATAA
- a CDS encoding sensor histidine kinase: MGVLPLSTSAQEYNYVRYDTKDGLAGSTVYDICQDRDGFIWFATEAGLSRFDGTRFKNFTTADGLPDAEVIKLYADHAGRVWIAPFKNTVCYYYQGKIYTAANDSLLKKIKLNTAITGIVGDRDDNILLCRFDAGAYLLQTRKGQEKFMDLTVLYGRTFLHGHPNFIGREGLILGMGDSSFLLVDGHLQPLWSRPPPPQVLITLVRRDSVVKYIDHPMEPNNIYVQYDTIQKQVQTLFIPSNEGVWMVDTLHFDRFEEVFLKEKPINSVLIDYEKNIWFGTAGEGVYKLVSRNFKTYFTGSKNAEVFSLAKDDNRILVGAGYNKMYSITGARVDSVSFSQSFSRVLKKFTGNRLMSIKKVSNGDLILGFDLFLFKRSSPGRSIVNYVYPIKSIDEIDPETLLVGTGRNTIRVREKDLSILDTIWPHRSTAVSYYDGKFYVGSVGGLYIVSKDKTSRYLGDSIPALRYRTACFATPADGSLWIATYGGGIIGMKGNQIIGHLTTEQGLSSNICRSLFADKHFLWVGTDKGINKIDLSKPSYPIHHYSIADGLPSNIINAIYVDSSTVYVGSPAGLTYFDENKVSDYSRCDLRILDVSVSGKSQPLQKAYTLDYYDNNLKIEFAGISFKSGGDILYHYRLKGLKDTWDSTRQNLLEYPSLPSGSYQLELLAVNKFGVISNTVVIPFLIETPFWQTWWFKVLIVGLAIGMTVMILTWRFRTVQQREQERATLRQQINSLEQLALRSQMNPHFIFNCLNSIQHFIIKNDLETTNQYLTEFAHLIRQTMDSAEKGTISIDHEVKYLTRYIELEKMRFGHSFDYSIVTDERIDKEFIHIPSMILQPYVENSIRHGIRHKKDGKGLIEIKFEQPGDQLLCIVDDNGIGRENARRFRSRMHVEYQSKGMSLAAERINALNRQYAESVTIEIVDKTDSLNNPAGTRIKIYFPNKLLTKLS; encoded by the coding sequence TTGGGTGTTCTGCCACTGTCTACCTCAGCGCAGGAATATAATTACGTGCGTTATGATACGAAAGATGGCCTGGCCGGTTCTACCGTATATGATATTTGCCAGGACAGAGACGGATTTATCTGGTTTGCTACCGAAGCCGGCCTGAGCCGGTTTGATGGCACCCGTTTTAAGAATTTTACTACAGCGGATGGGCTGCCAGACGCGGAAGTAATAAAGCTTTATGCTGACCATGCCGGAAGAGTATGGATAGCGCCCTTTAAAAACACTGTTTGTTATTATTACCAGGGAAAGATCTATACGGCCGCTAATGATAGCCTGCTTAAGAAAATAAAGCTGAACACAGCTATAACAGGTATTGTTGGAGATAGAGATGACAATATACTCTTATGCAGGTTCGATGCCGGAGCCTACCTTCTGCAAACCCGCAAGGGACAGGAAAAATTCATGGACCTGACTGTTTTATATGGCAGGACATTTTTGCATGGGCACCCTAATTTCATAGGTCGTGAAGGACTTATTCTTGGTATGGGCGACTCGTCTTTTTTGCTGGTTGATGGCCACCTGCAACCTTTATGGTCTCGCCCTCCACCTCCTCAGGTACTTATAACGTTAGTGCGTCGTGATAGCGTTGTAAAGTATATAGACCACCCCATGGAACCTAACAATATATACGTGCAATATGATACAATTCAAAAACAGGTACAGACGCTTTTTATACCTTCCAACGAGGGCGTTTGGATGGTAGACACCCTTCACTTTGACCGCTTTGAAGAAGTTTTCCTGAAAGAGAAGCCGATTAACAGCGTGTTGATTGACTATGAGAAGAATATATGGTTTGGCACAGCGGGGGAAGGAGTTTATAAACTGGTGTCCCGTAATTTTAAAACATATTTTACAGGCAGCAAAAATGCTGAGGTATTTTCCCTGGCAAAAGATGATAACAGGATTTTAGTGGGCGCGGGTTATAACAAGATGTATTCCATAACAGGCGCCAGGGTTGATTCGGTCAGCTTCAGTCAGTCATTTTCCCGTGTTTTAAAGAAATTCACCGGCAACAGGCTGATGAGCATTAAAAAAGTAAGCAATGGCGACCTGATCTTAGGCTTTGACCTTTTCCTTTTTAAACGTAGTTCCCCAGGAAGAAGTATTGTTAATTATGTCTACCCCATCAAATCCATTGACGAAATAGACCCGGAAACATTACTGGTAGGTACCGGCAGGAATACGATCAGGGTACGGGAGAAAGACCTGAGCATTTTAGATACTATTTGGCCTCACCGCTCTACGGCTGTCAGTTATTATGATGGTAAATTTTATGTGGGTTCCGTGGGCGGATTATATATCGTATCGAAAGATAAAACTTCCCGTTACCTGGGCGATAGTATCCCTGCCCTGCGCTACCGTACTGCCTGTTTTGCCACCCCTGCCGATGGAAGTTTATGGATAGCCACTTATGGAGGTGGCATTATTGGCATGAAGGGTAACCAGATCATCGGCCATTTAACTACAGAACAGGGTCTTTCCAGCAATATATGCCGCAGCCTGTTTGCCGATAAGCACTTCCTTTGGGTGGGTACTGATAAAGGGATTAATAAGATTGATCTCAGCAAACCATCCTATCCCATTCATCATTATTCGATCGCCGACGGCCTCCCTTCCAATATTATTAATGCCATTTATGTTGACAGCAGTACGGTGTATGTGGGATCGCCGGCGGGGCTGACCTATTTTGATGAAAATAAGGTGTCGGACTACTCCCGGTGTGACCTGCGGATACTGGACGTATCTGTATCAGGTAAATCGCAGCCCCTGCAAAAAGCCTATACATTGGATTATTATGACAATAACCTCAAGATCGAATTTGCCGGCATCTCTTTTAAGTCGGGCGGGGATATATTGTACCATTACCGTTTAAAGGGATTGAAGGATACCTGGGATTCAACCCGGCAGAACCTGCTGGAATATCCCTCACTACCCTCGGGTAGTTATCAACTGGAATTGCTGGCCGTTAATAAGTTTGGGGTGATCAGTAATACTGTTGTTATTCCTTTTTTAATAGAAACACCCTTCTGGCAAACCTGGTGGTTTAAGGTATTGATCGTAGGGCTTGCCATTGGGATGACCGTGATGATACTGACCTGGCGGTTCAGGACCGTTCAGCAACGGGAGCAGGAACGGGCAACCCTGCGGCAACAGATCAATAGCCTGGAGCAACTGGCTCTGCGCAGCCAGATGAACCCTCATTTTATTTTCAACTGCCTGAACTCGATCCAGCATTTTATTATTAAAAATGACCTGGAAACTACCAATCAGTACCTGACCGAGTTTGCTCACCTTATACGTCAGACGATGGACAGCGCCGAAAAAGGCACTATTTCCATTGATCATGAAGTAAAGTACCTGACGCGCTATATTGAACTGGAGAAGATGCGGTTTGGGCATTCATTTGATTATTCCATCGTAACAGATGAACGGATTGATAAGGAGTTTATCCACATACCCAGCATGATCCTTCAGCCTTACGTAGAAAACAGTATCCGGCACGGTATCCGGCATAAAAAGGATGGGAAGGGCCTGATCGAGATAAAATTCGAGCAGCCCGGAGACCAGCTTTTATGTATTGTGGATGACAATGGCATCGGAAGGGAGAATGCCCGCAGGTTCAGGTCCCGGATGCATGTGGAATATCAATCGAAGGGCATGTCCCTAGCAGCCGAAAGGATCAACGCTTTAAACCGCCAGTACGCGGAATCTGTTACCATTGAAATAGTTGATAAAACTGATTCCCTGAATAATCCGGCCGGTACCCGGATCAAGATCTATTTTCCTAACAAATTGCTTACAAAACTCAGTTAA
- a CDS encoding sensor histidine kinase — MQAASKKRLYFISAIYWFLLLYIVAALIWWFIALENQNRQMTNYKLNELILDDPKYPEKYDQITAEKKRKTAQYIGEGITFLALTLISALFVYRAFLRLQHQQQNFMMTVTHELKTPIAVAKLNLETLQKHALEESKRQKLLQMTVQEVNRLNALVNNILVSAQLEGRRYRMSYEELDLSELVKSSFNDFKSRFPERHWASSIIPEIDITGDSLLLQILVNNLLENAVKYSPKEGLIQCKLHAANKQVLLEVIDQGPGIPDDEKRKVFEKFYRIGNENTRTAKGTGLGLFLCHKIAKDHKATIRVMDNLPTGCNFSVSFTK, encoded by the coding sequence ATGCAAGCCGCCTCCAAAAAAAGACTCTATTTCATTAGCGCCATTTACTGGTTCCTGCTATTGTATATTGTAGCTGCGCTGATCTGGTGGTTTATTGCCCTGGAAAACCAGAACCGGCAGATGACGAATTACAAACTGAATGAACTGATCCTGGACGATCCCAAATACCCCGAGAAATACGATCAGATCACTGCAGAGAAGAAGCGAAAGACAGCCCAATATATAGGGGAAGGTATTACTTTTCTTGCCCTGACCCTGATAAGTGCTTTGTTTGTATACAGGGCATTCCTCCGCCTCCAGCATCAGCAGCAGAATTTTATGATGACTGTAACCCATGAGTTAAAAACCCCTATTGCTGTTGCCAAGCTAAACCTGGAAACATTACAAAAACATGCGCTCGAAGAAAGTAAAAGGCAGAAGCTATTACAGATGACGGTGCAGGAAGTAAACCGCCTGAATGCGCTTGTCAATAATATACTGGTATCGGCTCAACTGGAAGGCCGCCGTTACCGGATGTCGTATGAAGAGCTTGATCTTTCTGAACTGGTGAAATCTTCTTTTAATGACTTTAAGAGCCGGTTTCCGGAAAGGCATTGGGCCTCTTCTATTATCCCCGAAATAGATATTACCGGCGATTCCCTCCTGCTCCAGATACTGGTGAATAACCTGCTGGAGAATGCTGTTAAATATTCCCCCAAAGAAGGGCTTATACAATGTAAGCTGCATGCAGCCAATAAACAGGTACTATTAGAGGTGATTGACCAGGGGCCGGGTATTCCGGATGATGAGAAGCGGAAGGTGTTTGAAAAGTTTTACCGGATCGGCAATGAGAATACCCGTACTGCAAAGGGAACCGGCCTGGGGCTATTCCTGTGTCATAAAATTGCAAAAGATCATAAAGCGACCATCCGGGTAATGGATAATTTGCCCACGGGCTGTAATTTTAGCGTTAGTTTTACCAAGTAA
- a CDS encoding SDR family NAD(P)-dependent oxidoreductase, translating to MSKKVFITGGTGFLGAYIIQELIKQGFAVRAIRRSGKVPFFIPAAIMQSVEWVDGDILDVVSLDEAMEGVDTVVHSAARVSFDPKEKRELFNVNVDGTANMVNMALEKHVRRFVHISSVAALGRTANGDTVTESKKWQHSKLNTQYAISKYHAEREVWRGMGEGLDVVILNPSTILGYGDWNTSSCAIFKNAFKEFPWYTNGMNGFVDVQDVARAAVLLMQGAISAERFIVSGDNWSFRQLFNTIAAGFNKKPPFREATPFLGEMAWRLEKLKSVFSGKKPLLTQQSARIAQSKTYFEHGKLLQALPGFSFTPLAQSIEKACESYLLHPQPL from the coding sequence TTGTCAAAGAAGGTATTTATAACAGGTGGTACAGGTTTCCTGGGCGCTTATATTATCCAGGAGCTGATCAAGCAGGGGTTTGCAGTACGGGCTATACGCCGTAGCGGCAAAGTTCCCTTTTTTATTCCTGCCGCTATTATGCAGTCGGTGGAATGGGTGGATGGTGATATCCTGGATGTTGTATCGCTGGATGAAGCGATGGAAGGGGTTGATACGGTTGTCCATTCAGCCGCGCGGGTCTCTTTTGATCCCAAAGAGAAGCGGGAGCTGTTTAATGTGAATGTTGACGGCACCGCCAATATGGTGAATATGGCGCTGGAGAAGCATGTACGGCGTTTTGTGCATATCAGTTCTGTGGCCGCCCTGGGCAGAACGGCCAACGGAGATACAGTGACTGAAAGTAAAAAATGGCAGCACAGTAAATTGAATACGCAGTATGCCATCAGTAAATACCATGCAGAACGGGAAGTATGGCGGGGTATGGGTGAAGGCCTGGACGTGGTAATACTTAACCCCAGTACTATTTTGGGTTATGGGGACTGGAATACTTCCAGTTGCGCCATTTTTAAGAATGCTTTTAAAGAGTTTCCCTGGTATACGAACGGCATGAATGGTTTTGTGGATGTGCAGGATGTGGCCCGGGCAGCGGTACTGCTGATGCAGGGGGCCATAAGCGCTGAACGCTTTATTGTAAGTGGTGATAACTGGTCGTTCAGGCAACTGTTCAATACGATAGCAGCGGGTTTTAATAAGAAACCGCCTTTCCGGGAGGCTACCCCTTTCCTGGGAGAGATGGCCTGGCGGCTGGAAAAGCTGAAGTCGGTGTTTTCCGGCAAGAAGCCGTTACTGACCCAGCAGAGTGCCCGTATAGCCCAAAGTAAAACTTATTTTGAGCATGGCAAGTTGCTGCAGGCATTGCCCGGTTTTTCCTTTACTCCATTAGCGCAAAGCATTGAAAAAGCATGTGAAAGCTATCTGCTCCACCCACAGCCATTATAA
- a CDS encoding LytR/AlgR family response regulator transcription factor has translation MIRTVLIDDEPNNITTLQELLLRYCPLIEIAGTADNAQTGTEVITETAPDLVFLDIEMPYGNAFDLLNGIPTIDFEIVFVTAFDNYAINAIKYSALDYLLKPVNIKELQAAVQKAANKLDTKNIHKRIDTLFYNLYTPKNAFQRMALPTLDGLVFVNTEDCIRMEAKNNYTIIYLKNAPSVIVSKTLKEFEDILSKDQFSRIHHSHMINHYYVKKYHRGRGGYIEMEDGTTIEVSIRKRDEFLAKFS, from the coding sequence ATGATCAGAACTGTTCTTATTGACGATGAACCCAATAATATTACTACGTTACAGGAATTGCTGTTAAGGTATTGTCCACTTATTGAGATAGCGGGTACGGCCGACAACGCCCAAACGGGTACGGAGGTGATTACTGAAACAGCGCCAGACCTGGTATTCCTGGATATTGAGATGCCTTATGGCAATGCTTTTGACCTGCTGAACGGGATACCCACTATTGATTTTGAGATTGTTTTTGTTACGGCGTTTGACAATTATGCGATTAACGCTATTAAATATTCGGCCCTGGATTATTTGCTGAAGCCTGTTAATATCAAGGAATTGCAGGCGGCTGTTCAAAAGGCAGCCAATAAGCTGGATACTAAAAATATCCATAAGCGTATTGACACCCTGTTTTACAACCTTTATACCCCTAAAAACGCTTTCCAGCGAATGGCCTTACCTACCCTGGATGGGTTGGTGTTTGTAAATACGGAGGATTGTATACGGATGGAGGCTAAGAATAATTATACTATTATTTATTTAAAGAATGCCCCCAGTGTTATTGTTTCCAAGACACTCAAGGAGTTTGAAGATATACTTAGCAAGGACCAGTTTTCCCGCATCCATCATTCGCATATGATTAACCATTATTATGTAAAGAAGTACCACCGGGGAAGGGGCGGCTATATTGAAATGGAAGATGGTACTACGATTGAGGTTTCGATCCGTAAAAGAGATGAATTCCTTGCCAAGTTCAGCTAA
- a CDS encoding carboxypeptidase-like regulatory domain-containing protein yields MKNIIAALLLTILYTTAFSQQKDFTILGKVVDSASRQPLNGASAYCQNTTHGTITNNEGLFFMRLPNGGYDLIVSYTGYNKSVLRISSNQAMADTVVIELVKEEKTMTEVAVVASNEVQDGLAKYGSFFTDHFIGTTPNASQCVLRNPEALRFFYTKKRNRLKVTAREDLIITNYALGYTIRYQLDSFSYDYNTNISQYTGYPFFQEIDSTTEAQAAWKKNRAKTYLGSRLHFMRSLYDSVAIEEGFIVEKMDNDPKSVKGTIINNLYDGEQYVADSNDVTINWQGRYRVSYKTVFPEKRFLQEFKLPANTRMQVTLLDIADGFVIEENGYFYEQYDVINTGYWAWKKLAELLPYNYEYE; encoded by the coding sequence ATGAAAAATATTATTGCAGCTCTTTTATTAACAATTCTTTATACAACTGCCTTTTCACAGCAAAAGGATTTCACGATCCTTGGAAAGGTGGTCGACTCTGCTTCCCGGCAGCCCCTGAACGGCGCTTCTGCCTATTGCCAGAATACTACCCACGGAACGATTACGAATAATGAAGGATTATTTTTTATGCGCTTACCCAACGGCGGGTACGATCTTATTGTATCTTATACTGGTTATAATAAAAGTGTTTTACGCATCAGCAGTAACCAGGCGATGGCGGATACAGTAGTTATTGAGCTGGTGAAGGAAGAAAAAACGATGACGGAGGTAGCGGTGGTGGCCAGTAATGAGGTACAGGACGGCCTGGCAAAGTATGGTTCGTTTTTTACAGATCATTTTATCGGTACTACCCCCAATGCTTCCCAATGTGTGCTCCGTAACCCGGAAGCATTGCGTTTTTTCTACACCAAAAAACGTAACCGGTTAAAGGTAACCGCCAGGGAAGATCTTATTATTACCAATTATGCCCTGGGGTATACGATCCGTTATCAACTGGACTCTTTCAGCTATGATTATAATACGAATATCAGTCAGTATACCGGGTATCCCTTTTTCCAGGAAATAGACAGTACGACGGAAGCCCAGGCGGCCTGGAAGAAGAACCGCGCCAAAACTTACCTGGGCTCCCGGCTGCATTTTATGCGGTCCTTGTATGATAGTGTGGCTATTGAGGAGGGTTTTATTGTGGAAAAAATGGATAATGATCCCAAGAGTGTGAAAGGAACGATTATTAATAACCTGTATGACGGGGAACAATATGTGGCCGACAGTAATGATGTAACGATTAACTGGCAGGGGCGCTATCGCGTGAGCTACAAGACGGTATTCCCGGAAAAGCGGTTCCTGCAGGAGTTTAAACTACCTGCCAACACCCGTATGCAGGTAACGCTGCTGGATATTGCCGATGGCTTTGTTATTGAGGAGAATGGTTATTTCTACGAGCAATATGATGTTATTAATACGGGGTACTGGGCCTGGAAAAAGCTGGCCGAATTACTTCCTTACAATTATGAATACGAGTAG
- a CDS encoding YicC/YloC family endoribonuclease: protein MLKSMTGFGRAEQPVGDKTFLVDIKSLNGKQFELSLKMPAFLKPFEFDIRALLSKKLGRGTVDCSISLKESGAAKPVSINTDLAKAYYKPIAELSKALDLDPAHILSTLIKLPEVITPTGETLTPDEWQAFEKVIESAIQNLNLHRQEEGRVLQQDLLLRITNIRKQQEEVILLEPLRKQKIKDGLVKVLEEHVGKENYDPNRLEQELIYYIEKIDLTEEQVRLKNHCDYFVSILEEPDENKGKKLSFILQEIGREINTTGAKAYDSSIQKCVVLMKDEMEKAKEQVLNVL, encoded by the coding sequence ATGCTAAAGTCTATGACCGGTTTTGGAAGAGCAGAGCAACCAGTGGGCGATAAAACGTTCCTGGTGGACATAAAATCATTGAACGGGAAGCAGTTTGAGTTGTCTTTGAAGATGCCAGCATTCTTAAAACCCTTTGAATTTGATATCCGGGCCTTGTTATCAAAGAAACTGGGGCGGGGAACGGTAGACTGTTCGATCAGCCTTAAGGAAAGTGGCGCAGCCAAACCGGTAAGTATCAATACTGACCTTGCCAAAGCATATTATAAACCTATTGCCGAGCTGTCGAAAGCGCTTGATCTTGATCCTGCACATATTTTAAGCACCCTTATTAAGTTACCAGAAGTGATCACCCCTACGGGAGAAACACTTACGCCCGATGAATGGCAGGCCTTTGAGAAGGTGATCGAGAGCGCGATCCAAAACCTGAACCTGCATCGCCAGGAAGAGGGCAGGGTTTTACAACAGGACCTGTTGTTGCGCATTACCAATATCCGCAAGCAACAGGAAGAGGTGATCTTATTAGAGCCTTTGCGCAAGCAAAAGATCAAGGATGGCCTGGTAAAGGTATTGGAAGAGCATGTAGGCAAGGAGAATTACGACCCCAACCGGCTGGAGCAGGAGCTTATTTATTATATTGAAAAGATTGACCTGACCGAAGAGCAGGTACGCCTGAAGAACCACTGCGATTATTTTGTATCTATTCTTGAAGAGCCGGACGAAAATAAAGGCAAGAAGTTATCTTTTATTCTCCAGGAGATAGGCCGGGAGATTAACACTACCGGCGCCAAAGCGTACGATTCCAGCATCCAGAAGTGTGTAGTACTTATGAAGGATGAAATGGAGAAAGCCAAGGAACAAGTACTTAATGTATTATAA
- a CDS encoding 3-hydroxyacyl-CoA dehydrogenase NAD-binding domain-containing protein: MDQIIQTVCVCGAGTMGSGIAQIAAQSGFYTILYDVNDEMVGKAEQGMQATLQQLTEKHKITTQDKADTLSRLRFTHDMNDCLADVVIEAIVEKPGIKTALFNQLAEVNHSEVIFATNTSSLSVTDIARQVMRPERVAGMHFFNPAPVMKLVEVVTTPYSNNHTIATIVELARQLGKTPVLCKDAPGFIVNHVARPYYLEALKLAEQGIGDFETIDLLLEATGFKMGPFRLMDLIGNDVNYAVSCSVYEQLGSPERLRPSPLQKERVDKQELGRKTKKGYYNYNS; the protein is encoded by the coding sequence TTGGACCAGATAATACAGACAGTTTGCGTTTGCGGTGCAGGTACTATGGGCAGTGGTATTGCACAGATAGCGGCGCAAAGTGGTTTTTATACGATCCTGTATGATGTGAACGATGAGATGGTCGGCAAAGCGGAGCAAGGTATGCAGGCAACCCTCCAACAACTGACAGAGAAGCATAAGATAACTACCCAGGATAAGGCTGATACCCTGAGCCGCCTGCGTTTTACACACGATATGAATGATTGCCTGGCAGATGTTGTTATTGAAGCGATCGTTGAAAAGCCTGGCATTAAGACAGCGCTCTTTAACCAGCTTGCTGAAGTGAACCACAGCGAAGTGATTTTTGCCACGAATACTTCTTCCCTTTCTGTTACTGATATTGCCCGGCAGGTAATGCGTCCTGAGCGTGTGGCCGGCATGCACTTTTTTAATCCCGCCCCGGTGATGAAGCTGGTAGAGGTGGTCACTACTCCCTATAGCAATAACCATACGATAGCCACGATTGTTGAACTGGCCAGGCAACTGGGCAAGACACCAGTACTGTGCAAGGATGCGCCGGGATTTATTGTGAACCATGTAGCCCGGCCTTATTACCTGGAAGCACTGAAGCTGGCAGAGCAAGGGATTGGTGATTTTGAGACGATTGACCTTTTGCTGGAAGCGACAGGTTTTAAGATGGGGCCTTTCCGGTTGATGGATCTTATTGGCAATGATGTGAATTATGCGGTTAGCTGTTCGGTATATGAACAACTGGGGAGTCCGGAACGTTTGCGGCCTTCCCCCTTACAAAAGGAGCGCGTAGATAAGCAGGAACTGGGCAGGAAAACGAAGAAAGGGTATTATAATTATAATAGCTGA
- a CDS encoding gliding motility lipoprotein GldH yields MKRNLYLHILPLTFLVSCFLVISSCTTIDVFEKNVAIPKQAWSSQFKPEISFEIKDTTSLYNVYLVIRHTDAYRYKNIWVNIEAQPPGGSKNSQSLELQLATDSKGWLGTGMDDIFEHRILITPAQRPEALKKGIYHFRIANIMREDPLEHVMNVGIRIEKAK; encoded by the coding sequence TTGAAAAGGAACCTTTATCTCCATATTCTGCCTCTCACCTTCCTTGTTTCCTGTTTCCTTGTTATCAGTTCCTGTACCACTATAGACGTTTTTGAAAAGAATGTAGCTATCCCCAAACAGGCCTGGAGCAGCCAGTTCAAGCCCGAGATCAGTTTTGAGATTAAAGACACTACCAGCCTGTATAATGTTTACCTGGTCATCCGGCATACGGACGCCTATCGCTATAAAAATATCTGGGTGAATATTGAAGCACAGCCTCCGGGCGGTTCCAAAAACAGTCAATCCCTGGAACTGCAACTGGCTACAGACAGTAAAGGCTGGCTGGGTACGGGCATGGACGATATTTTTGAGCACCGGATCCTTATTACTCCCGCCCAACGGCCCGAAGCCCTGAAAAAAGGTATTTATCATTTCCGCATTGCCAATATTATGCGCGAAGACCCGCTGGAGCATGTGATGAATGTGGGCATACGGATAGAAAAAGCGAAGTAG
- a CDS encoding pseudouridine synthase, which produces MLLYFIIYKPFQVLSQFTPEGGKRTLKDYFPVPSDVYPVGRLDYDSEGLLLLTNDKQLNYRLLDPRFAHEREYWVQVEGTIDEAGARKLEPGVIITVDGKPYRTKPCKAIVFDRPPAVPERNPPIRYRKNVPDSWLKLLLTEGKNRQVRKMTAQAGFPTLRLIRYRIERLTIEGLQPGDMRALSRSEIYSSLFS; this is translated from the coding sequence ATGCTCCTCTATTTTATCATTTATAAACCATTCCAGGTATTATCACAATTCACGCCGGAAGGCGGCAAGCGAACATTGAAGGATTACTTTCCTGTTCCATCTGATGTATATCCTGTAGGCAGGCTTGACTATGACAGTGAAGGATTGTTATTACTTACGAATGACAAGCAACTGAATTATCGCCTGCTGGACCCAAGGTTTGCCCATGAAAGGGAATACTGGGTACAGGTGGAAGGAACGATTGATGAGGCAGGCGCCAGGAAGCTGGAACCGGGCGTGATTATAACCGTTGATGGAAAACCTTACCGCACCAAACCTTGTAAGGCTATTGTTTTTGATAGGCCACCGGCTGTGCCGGAACGTAACCCTCCTATCCGTTATCGTAAAAATGTTCCCGATAGCTGGCTGAAACTGCTACTTACAGAGGGTAAGAACCGGCAGGTACGTAAGATGACCGCCCAGGCAGGGTTCCCTACCCTTCGTTTGATCCGTTACCGGATAGAGCGGCTTACGATTGAAGGGTTGCAGCCCGGTGACATGCGTGCGTTGAGCCGTTCTGAGATCTATAGTTCGCTATTCTCTTAA